A stretch of the Halomonas sp. BDJS001 genome encodes the following:
- the tsf gene encoding translation elongation factor Ts translates to MAAISASQVKELRERTGLGMMECKKALTEADGDIEVAIENLRKSSGLKAAKKADRIAAEGVVVTRVAEDGSYGVMVEINSETDFVARDDNFIAFADKIAAAFFAAKSEDVAAVMAGELEAAREQLVQKIGENIGVRRAIVVNAADGGLVGEYVHGGRIGVLTVLKGGTSEVAKDVAMHVAAINPAVAHPADMPQEQLDQEKAIILAQPDMAGKPEQIAEKMVQGRLKKYLAENSLTEQPFVKDPNQTVAEFVKAAGGEVVGFTRFEVGEGIEKEEVDFAKEVMEQAGRR, encoded by the coding sequence ATGGCAGCTATCAGCGCCTCTCAGGTCAAGGAACTTCGCGAACGTACCGGTCTCGGCATGATGGAGTGTAAAAAAGCACTCACCGAAGCCGACGGTGATATCGAAGTTGCGATTGAAAACCTGCGCAAAAGCTCCGGCCTAAAAGCGGCGAAGAAAGCCGATCGTATCGCCGCCGAAGGTGTAGTGGTTACGCGTGTAGCGGAAGATGGCAGCTACGGCGTAATGGTTGAAATCAACTCCGAGACTGACTTTGTTGCTCGTGATGACAACTTCATCGCCTTTGCCGACAAAATCGCCGCGGCTTTCTTTGCTGCCAAAAGTGAAGATGTCGCTGCCGTTATGGCTGGCGAACTGGAAGCTGCCCGCGAGCAGCTGGTTCAGAAAATCGGTGAGAACATCGGTGTGCGTCGTGCCATCGTTGTGAACGCTGCTGACGGTGGTCTGGTGGGCGAATACGTCCACGGTGGCCGCATTGGCGTTCTGACCGTACTGAAAGGTGGTACTTCGGAAGTCGCAAAAGACGTTGCGATGCACGTCGCTGCAATTAATCCTGCGGTTGCGCATCCTGCCGATATGCCCCAAGAGCAGTTGGATCAGGAAAAGGCGATTATTCTGGCGCAGCCGGATATGGCCGGTAAGCCGGAGCAGATCGCTGAGAAAATGGTTCAGGGTCGCTTGAAAAAGTACCTGGCAGAAAACAGCCTGACCGAGCAGCCGTTTGTAAAAGATCCTAACCAGACAGTTGCTGAGTTCGTTAAAGCGGCGGGCGGCGAAGTGGTTGGCTTTACGCGCTTTGAGGTTGGCGAAGGTATCGAGAAAGAAGAAGTCGACTTTGCTAAAGAAGTAATGGAACAGGCTGGCCGTCGCTGA
- the rpsB gene encoding 30S ribosomal protein S2: protein MSHVNMRDLLKAGAHFGHQTKYWNPKMSKFIFGARNKIHIINLEHTLPALNEAIDVVEKMAASNNKILFVGTKRSASKVIKEEANRAGQPFVNHRWLGGMLTNFKTIRQSIKRLRDLETMREDGTFEKLTKKEVLMATREQEKLERSIGGIKNMGGLPDALFVIDVDHERIAINEANKLGIPVIGVVDTNSNPDGVDYVIPGNDDSIRAIQIYVKAIADACGRAKEANAEEFVEVTEEAAAAEDNTAAE, encoded by the coding sequence ATGTCTCACGTTAATATGCGTGACCTGCTTAAAGCAGGTGCTCACTTCGGCCACCAGACCAAGTACTGGAACCCGAAGATGAGCAAATTTATCTTCGGCGCGCGCAACAAGATTCACATCATCAACCTTGAGCACACCCTTCCGGCGCTGAACGAAGCGATCGATGTGGTCGAGAAGATGGCGGCATCCAACAACAAGATTCTGTTTGTTGGCACCAAGCGCAGCGCTAGCAAGGTAATTAAAGAAGAAGCTAACCGTGCTGGTCAGCCTTTCGTCAACCATCGCTGGTTGGGCGGCATGTTGACTAACTTCAAGACTATCCGTCAGTCCATTAAGCGTCTGCGTGATCTTGAAACCATGCGCGAAGACGGCACGTTCGAGAAGCTGACCAAGAAAGAAGTCTTGATGGCGACTCGCGAGCAGGAAAAGCTTGAGCGCTCTATCGGTGGTATCAAGAACATGGGCGGCCTGCCGGACGCACTGTTCGTGATCGACGTTGACCACGAGCGTATCGCGATCAACGAAGCCAACAAGCTGGGCATCCCGGTTATCGGCGTGGTGGATACTAACTCCAACCCCGATGGCGTTGACTACGTAATCCCCGGCAACGATGACTCTATCCGCGCTATCCAGATCTACGTGAAAGCGATTGCGGATGCGTGTGGTCGTGCTAAAGAAGCCAACGCTGAAGAGTTCGTTGAAGTGACCGAAGAGGCCGCTGCAGCTGAAGACAACACTGCCGCTGAGTAA
- a CDS encoding [protein-PII] uridylyltransferase → MLLHHHRFEPDTTLYDLDLFRTELAGSRSPVAPFKAALRELQTRLDEQFRAGADIRDLVRGRAWYLDQLLAIAWAQHEWPDDGIALVAVGGYGRGELHPHSDIDLLLLLEQDDDTAYREPLTAFITFLWDIGLEIGHSVRSLNDCEREAEADVTVITNLLESRLIAGPESLREAMRERLSAEHIWPADRFFEAKWQEQISRHYRYNNSEYHLEPNLKSSPGGLRDIQMIGWVAKRHFGTEQYTDIVANGFMNDAELRILSQGQAFLWQVRYALHMLTDRAEDRLLFDHQRTIAEMFGFRDTPERLAVEQFMKRYYRHVTALAGLNDMLLQHFDEVILRGKETLETVKLNERFETKGGYIQVRSRTLFRERPAAMLELFLLMAKHPEIEGVRADTIRLIRDHRHQIDDHYREDPRHQRLFMAIMRAPGNVPRQLRRMNRYGILGKYLPEFGRAVGLMQHDLFHIYTVDAHTLLLLKFLHNFRKPEAKGDFPVAAALMQQLPKLDLLWIAGLFHDIGKGRGGDHSEIGARDVEQFCQRHNISVHDTNLVSWLVEHHLLMSMTAQKRDISDPDVIRDFALIVRNETRLDYLYVLTVADINATNPTLWNGWRASLLRQLHAETKRALRRGLNNPPDRDDWVRETRTEARSLLLTIGVNREQIDHLWESLGEDYFLQYAPSEIVWQTQGILNHNQSPLPLVLISAPTADMSEGGTKVFIHTRSVDDLFAATAAAMEQLGLSIHDARIATSHNDWTLNTFIVLDSHGQPIRDPGHIEEMRQHLVEELDDPDDYPDIVTRHTPRQLKHFKVPTEVLIEQDPANERTMLELTAPDRPGLLARVGRIFMEQDISLSAAKIATLGERVEDVFFITTKAGEPLTDPERQQQLRERLIEVLGV, encoded by the coding sequence ATGCTCCTTCACCACCACCGGTTTGAACCGGACACCACGCTTTACGACCTGGATCTTTTCCGCACCGAGCTTGCTGGCTCGCGCTCACCGGTGGCCCCCTTCAAGGCCGCACTACGCGAGCTGCAAACCCGGCTGGACGAACAGTTTCGCGCCGGTGCGGACATCCGCGACCTGGTGCGTGGCCGCGCCTGGTATCTGGATCAGCTATTGGCGATTGCCTGGGCACAGCATGAGTGGCCCGATGATGGTATCGCGCTGGTAGCGGTAGGCGGCTATGGCCGCGGCGAGCTACACCCCCACTCGGATATCGACCTACTGCTACTGCTGGAGCAGGACGATGACACCGCCTACCGGGAACCACTTACCGCTTTTATCACCTTTTTATGGGATATTGGCCTGGAGATTGGCCATAGCGTGCGCTCGCTCAACGACTGCGAGCGTGAGGCCGAAGCGGACGTGACGGTGATCACCAACCTGCTCGAATCACGCTTGATTGCAGGGCCAGAAAGCCTGCGCGAAGCGATGCGCGAGCGCCTCAGCGCCGAGCACATTTGGCCCGCCGACCGTTTCTTTGAAGCCAAGTGGCAGGAGCAGATCTCCCGCCACTACCGCTACAACAACTCTGAGTACCACTTGGAGCCGAACCTTAAAAGCTCTCCCGGCGGGCTGCGCGATATCCAGATGATCGGCTGGGTGGCCAAGCGCCACTTCGGCACAGAGCAGTACACCGACATTGTTGCCAACGGCTTTATGAACGACGCTGAGCTACGCATTCTAAGCCAGGGCCAGGCGTTCCTGTGGCAGGTGCGTTACGCCCTGCATATGCTCACCGACCGTGCCGAAGACCGCCTGCTGTTTGACCACCAGCGCACCATCGCCGAGATGTTTGGCTTTCGCGATACCCCGGAACGTCTGGCAGTTGAGCAGTTTATGAAGCGCTACTACCGCCATGTCACTGCGCTCGCCGGGCTCAACGACATGCTGCTACAACACTTTGACGAAGTGATCCTGCGCGGCAAGGAGACACTGGAAACCGTCAAACTCAACGAGCGCTTCGAGACCAAGGGCGGTTATATCCAAGTGCGTTCGCGAACCCTGTTCCGCGAGCGCCCAGCAGCGATGCTGGAGCTGTTTCTGCTGATGGCCAAGCACCCCGAAATCGAAGGGGTGCGCGCCGACACTATCAGGCTGATTCGCGACCACCGCCACCAGATCGACGATCACTACAGGGAAGACCCGCGCCACCAGCGGCTCTTTATGGCCATTATGCGCGCTCCCGGCAACGTGCCCCGCCAGCTACGGCGCATGAACCGCTACGGCATTCTGGGCAAATACCTGCCGGAGTTTGGCCGCGCGGTAGGCCTGATGCAGCATGATCTGTTCCACATTTATACGGTCGACGCCCATACCCTGCTGCTGCTCAAATTTCTGCACAATTTCCGCAAACCGGAAGCGAAAGGCGACTTCCCGGTAGCGGCAGCGCTAATGCAGCAACTGCCCAAGCTGGATCTGCTGTGGATTGCCGGCCTGTTTCACGATATCGGCAAGGGGCGCGGCGGCGATCACTCGGAGATTGGCGCCAGGGACGTTGAGCAGTTCTGCCAGCGCCATAACATCTCGGTTCACGATACCAACTTGGTCAGTTGGCTGGTGGAGCACCACCTGTTGATGTCAATGACTGCTCAAAAGCGCGACATCAGCGACCCTGACGTCATTCGTGATTTCGCCCTGATCGTGCGTAACGAAACCCGGCTGGACTACCTGTATGTGCTCACCGTCGCCGATATCAATGCCACCAACCCCACGCTGTGGAACGGCTGGCGAGCGTCGCTACTGCGCCAACTGCACGCCGAAACCAAACGCGCCCTGCGCCGCGGCCTGAACAATCCGCCCGACCGCGACGACTGGGTGCGGGAAACGCGCACCGAAGCGCGCTCTTTGCTGCTAACCATCGGCGTTAATCGGGAGCAAATCGATCATCTCTGGGAATCGCTAGGGGAGGACTACTTTCTGCAGTATGCGCCCAGCGAAATCGTTTGGCAGACCCAGGGCATACTCAATCACAACCAGTCGCCGCTGCCGTTGGTGTTGATCAGCGCACCTACTGCGGACATGTCCGAAGGCGGCACCAAAGTGTTTATCCACACCCGTTCGGTAGACGACCTTTTCGCGGCTACCGCCGCTGCCATGGAGCAGCTGGGGCTCTCGATTCACGATGCGCGCATTGCGACCTCCCATAACGATTGGACGCTAAATACCTTTATCGTGCTCGACAGCCATGGGCAGCCCATTCGTGACCCAGGCCATATCGAAGAGATGCGCCAGCACCTGGTGGAAGAGCTCGATGACCCCGACGACTACCCGGATATCGTCACCCGCCACACGCCGCGCCAGCTCAAGCACTTCAAGGTGCCCACGGAGGTGCTGATTGAGCAGGATCCGGCCAATGAGCGCACCATGCTGGAGCTAACGGCTCCCGACCGCCCTGGCCTGCTGGCCCGGGTGGGGCGGATTTTTATGGAGCAGGATATCTCGCTTTCCGCGGCAAAAATCGCCACCCTCGGCGAGCGGGTAGAAGACGTTTTTTTCATCACCACCAAAGCAGGCGAACCGCTGACTGACCCCGAGCGCCAGCAGCAGCTGCGCGAACGTCTGATTGAGGTATTGGGGGTTTAA
- the dapD gene encoding 2,3,4,5-tetrahydropyridine-2,6-dicarboxylate N-succinyltransferase: MLSFALGIGTQNTQGDWLEIYYPAPLLNPPASLVEAAKQALDAPQGNAAISFLPEDCTRLAKALEAAGHSAQAELAEALSASQRPLVAMFLESDEAPQTAPEVYLKLHLLSHRLVKPHGLDLTGMFGLLRNIAWTNEGAIDIEELPTRRLKARMAGRALSVDCVDKFPKMTDYVVPTGIRIADTARVRLGAYLGEGTTVMHEGFVNFNAGAEGPGMIEGRISAGVVVGKGSDLGGGCSTMGTLSGGGNIVIKVGEGCLIGANAGIGIPLGDRCTVEAGLYITAGSKVALLDDQGQVVKTVAARELAGQDDQLWRRNSQSGRIECLTNKSAIALNEALHAHN; encoded by the coding sequence ATGCTGAGCTTTGCGCTTGGAATCGGCACCCAAAACACCCAGGGCGACTGGCTGGAGATCTACTACCCGGCGCCACTGCTCAACCCACCCGCAAGCCTAGTGGAAGCCGCTAAGCAGGCCCTGGATGCCCCCCAAGGCAACGCCGCCATCAGCTTTTTACCCGAAGACTGCACCCGCTTGGCTAAAGCGTTAGAAGCCGCGGGGCACTCCGCCCAGGCAGAGCTCGCCGAAGCACTCTCTGCAAGCCAGCGCCCGCTGGTCGCGATGTTCCTAGAGAGCGACGAAGCGCCACAAACCGCGCCCGAGGTGTATCTAAAACTGCATCTGCTGTCCCACCGCTTAGTCAAACCTCACGGCCTTGATCTCACCGGTATGTTTGGCCTGCTGCGCAATATTGCCTGGACCAACGAAGGCGCCATCGATATCGAAGAGCTGCCTACACGCCGCCTGAAAGCCCGCATGGCAGGCCGTGCTCTGTCCGTCGACTGTGTCGATAAATTCCCCAAAATGACTGACTACGTGGTACCCACCGGCATCCGCATTGCCGACACCGCCCGCGTACGCCTGGGTGCTTACCTGGGCGAGGGCACGACCGTGATGCACGAAGGCTTCGTCAACTTCAATGCGGGCGCCGAAGGCCCCGGCATGATCGAAGGCCGCATCTCGGCTGGCGTCGTGGTCGGCAAAGGCTCAGACTTGGGCGGCGGCTGCTCCACCATGGGCACCCTCTCCGGCGGCGGCAATATCGTGATCAAAGTGGGCGAAGGCTGCCTGATCGGCGCCAACGCGGGCATCGGCATTCCCCTGGGTGATCGCTGCACGGTGGAAGCAGGGCTCTACATCACAGCGGGCTCCAAAGTCGCGCTGCTCGATGATCAAGGCCAAGTGGTGAAAACCGTCGCTGCACGCGAACTGGCCGGCCAAGACGACCAGCTGTGGCGCCGCAACTCCCAGAGTGGCCGCATTGAGTGCCTGACCAATAAAAGTGCCATCGCCCTGAACGAGGCACTGCATGCCCACAACTGA
- the map gene encoding type I methionyl aminopeptidase has protein sequence MNVPIKTPSEIEHMREAGRQAASVIEMITPHIQTGISTGEIDRLCHEYIVNELGSAPAPLNYHGFPKATCTSINHVVCHGIPDDAKKLKNGDIMNLDITVKTSAGYHGDSSVMFVVGETIQGERLCRITQECLYKSIERVKPGVRLSELARVIQKHAESNGYSVVRDFCGHGIGADFHEEPQFLHYDGYAPDADIKLAAGMCFTIEPMINVGGYKTKVLRDGWTAVTKDRSLSAQWEHTLLVTEGGVEVLTARGDEDFSFLTN, from the coding sequence ATGAACGTTCCTATCAAGACGCCTTCTGAAATCGAACACATGCGCGAAGCCGGGCGCCAAGCGGCTAGCGTGATAGAAATGATCACCCCCCATATCCAAACGGGTATCAGCACGGGTGAAATCGACCGTCTCTGTCATGAGTATATTGTTAACGAGCTGGGTTCAGCCCCGGCCCCCCTGAACTACCACGGTTTTCCCAAAGCGACCTGTACATCGATCAACCATGTGGTGTGCCACGGCATCCCCGACGATGCCAAGAAGCTTAAAAATGGCGATATCATGAACCTGGATATCACCGTCAAAACCAGCGCCGGCTACCACGGCGACTCCAGCGTGATGTTCGTGGTGGGTGAGACGATCCAGGGCGAACGACTGTGCCGCATCACTCAGGAGTGCCTGTATAAAAGTATCGAGCGGGTGAAGCCTGGCGTCCGCCTCTCAGAGCTTGCCCGGGTGATCCAAAAACACGCCGAAAGCAACGGCTACTCTGTCGTTCGCGACTTCTGCGGCCACGGCATCGGCGCCGACTTCCACGAGGAGCCGCAGTTTCTTCACTATGATGGCTACGCACCGGATGCCGACATTAAGCTCGCCGCAGGCATGTGCTTTACCATTGAGCCGATGATTAACGTCGGCGGCTATAAAACCAAAGTGCTGCGCGATGGCTGGACCGCCGTCACCAAGGATCGCAGCCTCTCGGCCCAATGGGAGCACACGCTGCTGGTGACCGAAGGCGGCGTTGAAGTGCTGACCGCGCGCGGCGATGAAGACTTTAGTTTTCTGACCAACTGA
- the frr gene encoding ribosome recycling factor, whose product MINDIKKDAESRMKKSVEALHSNFNKIRTGRAHPSILDAVTVEYYGSQVPLSQVASVNVEDARTLTIAPWEQGMVQKIEKAIMTSDLGLNPASAGNVIRVPMPMLTEETRKGYIKQARSEAENARVAVRNVRRDANGDFKSLLKDKEITEDDQREGEDAIQKLTDKYIAEIDKALTAKEQDLMQV is encoded by the coding sequence GTGATCAACGATATTAAGAAAGATGCCGAATCGCGCATGAAGAAAAGCGTTGAGGCACTGCATAGCAACTTCAATAAAATTCGTACCGGTCGTGCTCACCCGAGCATTTTAGACGCGGTGACTGTGGAGTATTACGGCAGCCAGGTACCGCTTAGCCAAGTGGCTTCAGTCAACGTTGAAGACGCCCGCACGCTGACGATTGCGCCGTGGGAGCAGGGCATGGTGCAGAAGATCGAAAAGGCCATCATGACCTCTGATCTGGGTTTGAACCCGGCCAGTGCTGGCAACGTGATTCGTGTGCCGATGCCCATGCTCACCGAAGAGACCCGCAAAGGCTACATCAAGCAGGCCCGCAGCGAAGCTGAAAATGCCCGCGTTGCCGTGCGTAACGTACGCCGCGACGCCAACGGTGATTTCAAATCGTTGCTAAAAGATAAAGAGATCACCGAAGACGATCAGCGTGAAGGTGAAGACGCGATTCAAAAGCTGACCGACAAATATATTGCTGAAATCGATAAGGCGCTAACTGCAAAAGAGCAGGATCTCATGCAGGTATAA
- a CDS encoding phosphatidate cytidylyltransferase has protein sequence MLKQRIITAAWLAPLVLVGLFGLDGGAFALFTALMVLLATWEWANLAGVTRMGQRVQLVAGMAALMLAMWLTGAATSIWPLWLSAAGWLVNLYWVTRYPASGSQWQATGRRLAMGLWVLLPCWVGFNVLRDIGMAWLLFVLLLVWSADIGAYFVGRLWGKRKLAPHVSPGKSWEGVFGGLAATAILAILFALWLPLNLVGGITLVLVTAVVTLASVLGDLLESMLKRYRNIKDSSQLLPGHGGVLDRIDSLTAAIPLFALFYVEVLVQVFAQVPPL, from the coding sequence GTGCTTAAACAGCGGATTATCACCGCAGCCTGGCTGGCACCCCTGGTGCTGGTTGGCCTGTTTGGATTAGACGGGGGCGCATTCGCGCTATTTACGGCGTTGATGGTGCTACTTGCCACCTGGGAGTGGGCCAATCTGGCGGGTGTTACCCGCATGGGGCAACGCGTTCAGCTGGTAGCCGGGATGGCGGCGTTGATGCTGGCCATGTGGTTGACCGGCGCCGCCACATCGATATGGCCGCTTTGGCTCTCCGCCGCTGGCTGGCTGGTGAATCTCTATTGGGTTACCCGCTATCCTGCTTCAGGTAGCCAGTGGCAGGCCACTGGGCGGCGGTTGGCGATGGGCCTATGGGTACTGTTGCCCTGCTGGGTGGGGTTTAACGTTCTGCGTGACATTGGAATGGCCTGGCTGCTGTTTGTGCTGCTGCTGGTTTGGAGTGCGGATATTGGCGCCTACTTTGTAGGACGACTCTGGGGTAAGCGCAAATTGGCTCCCCACGTGAGCCCGGGCAAATCATGGGAGGGCGTATTCGGTGGCTTGGCGGCGACCGCGATTCTGGCCATCCTGTTTGCGCTGTGGTTGCCGCTGAACCTGGTCGGCGGGATTACCCTGGTACTCGTCACCGCCGTGGTCACCCTGGCTTCTGTGCTAGGTGATCTACTGGAAAGTATGCTCAAGCGCTATCGCAATATCAAAGATTCGAGCCAGTTGCTCCCCGGCCATGGCGGGGTGTTGGATCGCATTGATAGTCTCACCGCAGCGATTCCGCTGTTTGCGCTGTTCTATGTAGAAGTGCTGGTTCAAGTGTTTGCTCAGGTGCCGCCGCTATGA
- a CDS encoding Spx/MgsR family RNA polymerase-binding regulatory protein — MLTLYIIDNCDTCRKARKALDEKALLYKTHDLRKDGLSAALLEHILHRVPLVEVINKRSKTWRELSDEEKDYDANSARQLLMKYPTLLKRPLLEKDDGTIVVGYRDGDYDKLSG; from the coding sequence ATGCTGACGCTGTATATCATCGATAACTGCGATACCTGCCGCAAAGCGCGTAAAGCCTTGGATGAAAAAGCGCTGTTGTATAAAACCCACGACCTGCGCAAAGATGGCCTGTCCGCTGCACTGCTTGAGCATATTTTACATCGCGTGCCACTGGTCGAGGTCATTAACAAGCGCAGCAAAACCTGGCGCGAACTCTCTGATGAAGAGAAAGATTACGACGCCAATTCCGCCCGCCAGCTACTGATGAAATACCCTACGCTGCTGAAGCGGCCGCTACTGGAAAAAGACGATGGCACCATTGTAGTCGGCTACCGCGACGGCGATTACGACAAGCTAAGCGGCTAA
- the dapC gene encoding succinyldiaminopimelate transaminase, translating into MNADLDALHPYPFEKLAALKAELTPSADLAHIPLTIGEPQHAPYPAALEALVAHQLEMARYPATNGLPALRQTIANWASQRFQLRELDSERHVVPVNGTREAIFAFVQAALDRSRPAKVAVPNPFYQIYEGATLLAGGEPLYLDCSAENNFRPDVSAVPAATWRDVQIVFICSPGNPTGAVTPVEEFKQLIALADEHDFIIASDECYSELYLDEAAPPPGLLQACAELGRDDYRRCVVFHSLSKRSNLPGLRSGFVAGDAALLTPFKRYRTYHGCAMSLPLQHASIAAWQDEQHVRANRDAYREKFSAVTDVLAPVMDFPTPQASFYLWPAVPGGDDIALTQRLFAEQHVSVLPGSLMGRTGANGINPGAGRLRLALVAELAPTLEAAQRIRHLIERG; encoded by the coding sequence ATGAACGCCGACCTCGACGCCCTGCATCCTTACCCGTTTGAAAAGCTGGCCGCGCTGAAAGCCGAACTAACGCCCTCAGCTGACTTGGCGCATATTCCGCTGACCATTGGCGAACCCCAGCACGCGCCCTACCCCGCGGCGCTTGAAGCGCTGGTGGCGCACCAGCTGGAAATGGCCCGTTATCCGGCGACCAACGGCCTACCCGCGCTCCGCCAAACCATCGCCAACTGGGCAAGCCAGCGCTTTCAACTACGCGAACTCGACAGCGAGCGGCACGTGGTGCCCGTTAACGGCACGCGGGAAGCGATTTTTGCCTTTGTGCAGGCAGCGTTGGATCGCAGCCGCCCGGCGAAGGTGGCGGTGCCCAACCCGTTTTACCAAATCTACGAAGGTGCGACGCTGCTGGCCGGCGGTGAGCCGCTTTATTTGGACTGTAGCGCTGAGAATAATTTTCGCCCTGATGTTAGCGCCGTGCCCGCTGCAACGTGGCGAGATGTGCAGATCGTGTTTATCTGCTCGCCGGGCAACCCGACCGGTGCCGTGACGCCTGTTGAGGAGTTTAAGCAGCTCATTGCACTGGCCGATGAACACGACTTTATTATCGCCTCCGACGAGTGTTACTCGGAGCTCTACCTCGACGAAGCCGCCCCACCACCAGGGTTGCTGCAAGCCTGTGCCGAGCTGGGTCGTGATGATTACCGGCGCTGCGTGGTGTTTCACTCGCTCTCCAAGCGCTCCAACTTGCCGGGCCTGCGCTCGGGCTTTGTCGCGGGGGATGCGGCACTGCTCACGCCGTTTAAGCGCTACCGCACCTACCACGGCTGCGCCATGTCGCTACCGCTGCAGCACGCCTCTATCGCCGCCTGGCAGGATGAGCAGCACGTGCGCGCCAACCGCGATGCCTACCGTGAGAAGTTCAGCGCGGTGACCGATGTACTTGCCCCGGTAATGGATTTTCCCACGCCACAAGCTAGCTTTTACCTATGGCCCGCCGTACCGGGTGGCGACGATATCGCCCTGACCCAGCGGCTATTTGCCGAGCAGCACGTGAGCGTACTGCCTGGCAGCCTAATGGGCCGCACGGGTGCAAACGGCATCAACCCCGGCGCGGGCCGTTTACGCCTTGCGCTGGTGGCTGAGCTGGCCCCCACGCTGGAAGCCGCCCAACGCATTCGTCATCTTATCGAACGCGGTTAA
- the uppS gene encoding polyprenyl diphosphate synthase: MTSPQLPEKQPDDASASSLAGEAPPSHVAIIMDGNNRWARARGLSGVRGHRAGVETVRAVIQRAAEREVQTLSLFAFSSENWKRPAAEVNALMELFLMALKREVKKLNERNVRLSIIGEQRGFSHAIQKHIQRAEALTAGNTGMHLVIAANYGGQWDIARAARTLAEQVAAGELSPAEIDEACFDTAMGVEDVPPVDLCIRTSGEQRLSNFMLWQLAYAELHFSPLLWPDFGAEAFDAALNDFCQRRRRFGMTDEQIEAQGA, from the coding sequence ATGACGTCACCGCAGCTTCCTGAAAAACAGCCGGACGATGCCAGTGCGTCTTCTCTGGCCGGGGAAGCCCCGCCGTCTCATGTTGCCATCATTATGGATGGCAATAACCGCTGGGCGCGCGCGCGCGGACTTTCGGGGGTGCGCGGGCACCGGGCCGGAGTGGAAACCGTGCGTGCGGTGATTCAGCGGGCCGCCGAGCGCGAAGTGCAAACGCTTAGCCTGTTTGCGTTTTCCAGTGAGAATTGGAAGCGCCCAGCCGCAGAGGTTAACGCCTTGATGGAGCTTTTTTTGATGGCGCTAAAGCGCGAAGTCAAAAAACTCAACGAGCGTAATGTGCGCCTCTCGATCATTGGTGAACAACGGGGCTTTTCCCACGCCATCCAGAAGCATATTCAGCGTGCTGAAGCGTTAACCGCGGGCAACACGGGTATGCATTTGGTGATTGCCGCTAACTATGGGGGGCAGTGGGATATAGCGCGTGCGGCACGCACGCTCGCCGAACAGGTGGCGGCTGGCGAGTTATCACCTGCGGAGATCGACGAGGCGTGTTTTGACACTGCAATGGGGGTTGAAGACGTACCGCCGGTGGATCTGTGCATACGCACCAGCGGTGAGCAGCGGCTATCCAACTTTATGCTTTGGCAGTTGGCTTATGCTGAATTGCACTTTTCCCCGCTGCTATGGCCCGACTTCGGTGCGGAGGCGTTTGACGCGGCATTAAACGACTTCTGTCAGCGCCGTCGTCGCTTTGGGATGACGGACGAACAAATAGAGGCGCAGGGTGCTTAA
- the pyrH gene encoding UMP kinase: MSSDVQEPTPHVAPSKAAGTKSKYKRILLKLSGEALMGEHDFGIDPKVLDRMALEIGQLVGIGVQVGIVIGGGNLFRGAALNEAGMDRVTGDHMGMLATVMNALAMRDALERSNIRSRVMSAIPMSGVVEHYDRRTAIRYLTSGDVVLFSAGTGNPFFTTDSAACLRGIEVDADVVIKATKVDGVYNKDPVKHSDAVKYDQLSYDDALDQKLGVMDLTAICLVRDHNMPVRVFDMNKPGALLNMVVGGKEGTLIYRG; encoded by the coding sequence ATGTCGAGTGATGTTCAAGAGCCTACCCCCCATGTAGCACCCAGCAAAGCCGCGGGCACCAAGTCAAAATACAAACGTATTTTGCTCAAACTGTCTGGCGAAGCGTTAATGGGGGAGCACGATTTTGGTATTGACCCTAAGGTGCTTGACCGCATGGCGCTGGAGATTGGCCAGCTCGTCGGCATTGGGGTACAGGTGGGTATCGTGATTGGCGGTGGTAACTTGTTCCGTGGCGCGGCGCTCAATGAAGCAGGTATGGATCGCGTTACCGGTGACCATATGGGTATGCTGGCTACCGTAATGAATGCGTTGGCAATGCGCGATGCCTTAGAGCGCTCCAACATCCGCTCGCGAGTGATGTCGGCCATCCCCATGAGCGGCGTAGTAGAGCACTATGACCGGCGTACCGCCATTCGCTATTTAACCTCAGGGGACGTAGTGCTGTTCTCTGCAGGCACAGGTAACCCCTTCTTCACTACCGACTCTGCTGCCTGTTTACGCGGTATTGAGGTAGACGCCGATGTGGTGATCAAAGCGACCAAAGTCGATGGCGTCTACAATAAAGACCCGGTAAAACATTCGGATGCAGTGAAGTACGACCAGCTCTCTTATGATGACGCTCTGGATCAAAAGTTGGGCGTTATGGATTTGACCGCAATCTGCCTGGTACGTGACCATAATATGCCGGTGCGGGTATTTGATATGAATAAGCCTGGTGCCCTACTGAACATGGTGGTAGGGGGCAAGGAAGGCACGCTGATATACAGAGGGTAA